One part of the Solanum dulcamara chromosome 8, daSolDulc1.2, whole genome shotgun sequence genome encodes these proteins:
- the LOC129899335 gene encoding plastidial pyruvate kinase 4, chloroplastic translates to MLGGVSSVAIFTNQSALSNTGFQVASFMVVRSSNLSRKYSIPQPYFKIHGFREHIVQYVASNNRNLARKSIVFAIPNERDDAEKEGSDYYIDYPIIVDQKEDESSCAPEMETTFSLLQCGESIPRSNEINGKEDGLLAKLMAAHLHVLAMEQWNASKLKMSHKNYLVSATNLIHYLALKSLDIEQLKDELSSIFFLNLDTINQHVLASLSAGIRLLDNVKYDSSSHTISYSKGISSTKSLDKQMKGEFSINTLRRRASHTADLLLGRLPEKRNTHIMVTVGQEAIESETLMKDLLNAGTSIVRINCAHGSPEIWSEIIRRVKKSSQILEKPCRILMDLAGPKLRTGKLQAGPCVLKISPKKNAYGKVIYPALVWLSSTGAGSPPAHVSPDAVLDVDGEELLSKLKVDDVVTLFDARGKQRALKILSRYPIFSGVGFMAECSKTVYVKSGAKLFIKDKKRKLSAGHVVNIPPLKQFIKLRVDDLLTISRDNQNEENNLTSSTGAHRITCSSEYVFDSVNPGEPIAFDDGKIWGIIKATSTSEILVSITHAGPRGSKLGSEKSINIPRSNIRYEGLTSKDLIDLDFVANHADMVGVSFVRDVRDILLLRQELEKRKRGDLGISLKIETKEGFEKLPLLLLEAMKMPNPIGIMIARGDLAVECGWENMAYIQKEIISVCTAAHVPVIWATQVLESFVKYGVPTRAELTDVAEGMRLSCIMLNKGKCIVEAVSFLHRILRNHSTKSNAEFKPLALSSYDS, encoded by the exons ATGTTGGGTGGTGTATCTTCTGTTGCCATATTCACCAATCAATCTGCACTGTCAAATACT GGATTTCAAGTTGCTTCTTTCATGGTTGTTAGATCTTCCAACCTGTCCAGGAAGTACTCAATTCCACAACCATATTTCAAAATTCACGGCTTTAGGGAACATATTGTCCAATACGTAGCCAGTAATAATAGAAACCTTGCCAGAAAGAGCATTGTCTTTGCTATTCCAAATGAAAGGGATGATGCTGAAAAAGAAGGCTCAGATTACTATATTGATTATCCGATCATCGTTGATCAGAAAGAAGATGAGAGTTCTTGTGCACCAGAGATGGAAACAACTTTTTCCTTGTTGCAATGTGGTGAAAGTATTCCTAGAAGTAATGAGATCAATGGTAAAGAAGATGGCCTACTTGCTAAGCTGATGGCGGCTCATTTGCATGTGCTGGCAATGGAACAATGGAACGCTTCCAAACTTAAAATGTCCCACAA AAATTACTTGGTCAGTGCGACAAACCTAATTCATTATTTGGCATTGAAAAGCCTTGACATAGAGCAGCTGAAAGATGAActttcttccatttttttcCTGAATTTAGACACAATAAATCAACATGTTCTAGCAAGTCTTTCTGCAGGCATCCGGCTGTTAGATAATGTAAAATATGATTCTTCAAGTCATACCATCTCTTATAGTAAAGGAATCTCTTCAACAAAAAGTCTGGACAAACAAATGAAGGGGGAATTTTCTATTAATACACTAAGGAGGAGGGCATCCCATACAGCGGACCTGTTATTGGGCAGATTGCCAGAGAAGAGAAACACTCATATCATGGTAACAGTAGGCCAAGAAGCTATAGAAAGTGAAACACTAATGAAAGATCTTCTAAATGCTGGAACTTCCATTGTTCGTATCAATTGTGCTCATGGAAGCCCTGAAATTTGGAGTGAGATTATCAGAAGGGTGAAAAAAAGCTCTCAAATTCTTGAAAAGCCTTGTCGAATTCTCATGGACTTAGCTGGGCCCAAGCTTCGAACTGGAAAACTGCAGGCTGGTCCATGTGTGTTGAAAATATCTCCCAAGAAGAATGCTTATGGGAAAGTGATATATCCTGCCCTAGTTTGGCTTTCAAGCACAGGAGCTGGTTCTCCACCTGCCCATGTATCCCCTGATGCTGTTCTAGACGTGGATGGTGAAGAACTTCTTAGTAAGCTCAAGGTTGATGATGTTGTGACATTATTTGATGCTCGTGGAAAACAAAGGGCCCTTAAGATCTTAAGCAGGTATCCTATTTTCTCAGGCGTCGGATTTATGGCCGAGTGCAGTAAGACTGTTTATGTCAAGTCAGGTGCAAAATTGTTTATAAAGgacaagaaaaggaaattaTCAGCTGGACATGTAGTAAATATTCCTCCTCTCAAGCAATTTATCAAATTAAGGGTTGATGACTTGCTGACTATATCACGAGATAATCAAAATGAAGAAAACAACTTGACTTCTTCCACTGGTGCACACAGGATAACCTGCTCATCGGAATATGTTTTTGATTCAGTGAATCCTGGGGAACCAATTGCTTTTGATGATGGGAAGATATGGGGTATTATTAAAGCAACTAGCACTTCGGAAATTCTTGTGTCAATCACCCATGCAGGTCCCAGGGGTAGTAAACTTGGGTCAGAGAAGTCCATAAATATTCCGCGGAGTAATATTCGGTATGAAGGCCTCACTTCAAAGGACCTTATAGATCTTGACTTTGTGGCCAACCATGCAGACATGGTGGGGGTATCATTTGTCCGGGATGTCCGTGACATTCTACTGTTGCGCCAAGAACTTGAGAAGCGGAAAAGAGGGGACTTGGGGATTTCTTTAAAGATTGAGACAAAAGAAGGATTTGAGAAATTGCCACTCCTACTACTGGAGGCAATGAAAATGCCAAATCCTATAGGCATTATGATTGCCAGAGGAGATCTTGCTGTAGAGTGTGGATGGGAAAACATGGCATATATACAGAAGGAGATAATCTCTGTCTGCACAGCTGCTCATGTTCCTGTCATTTGGGCAACACAGGTCCTAGAGTCGTTCGTCAAGTATGGAGTGCCCACTAGAGCTGAGCTTACTGATGTGGCAGAAGGAATGAG
- the LOC129901034 gene encoding protein phosphatase 2C 51-like yields MTDDKFYGASSENGFRQTTLSESGAMQDHNLSVKQKKFSRVNASQQLKRLCRTFMPDISSTDASIAVTNYKCYKKKRHENIGVTNDDDQRRNEEDYRDKKEVVVSLLFTMSSTTSDHHHHSGNGVVSTRTWSNVDEVSKETEELRSVTSYSHGSISLIGGRREMEDALSVKLDFLTNYDFFGVYDGHGGSRVAHACRDLFHNFLMEVILEEDGKLEEVNWGKVMTTSFCKMDEEVNKINGAEVATIGSTAVVAVVGKEEVIVANCGDSRAVLSRGGVALALSNDHKPDRPDELERIEKSGGKVINWNGHRVLGVLATSRSIGDNYLKPYVIPEPEVTVSKRSDADEFLILASDGLWDVIPNDVACDITRRCLSGQIRRCKNGSEPPQNKVMKENVAAKAVALLAELAIARGSTDNISIIIVELKKYLGTRDENNIHTSLVWLFIFLFLFSFLLCVHYGLLV; encoded by the exons ATGACTGATGATAAATTTTATGGCGCATCGTCGGAAAATGGTTTCCGGCAAACCACATTGTCGGAATCAGGTGCAATGCAAGATCATAATCTCAGTGTGAAACAGAAAAAGTTTTCTCGAGTTAATGCTAGTCAGCAGTTGAAGCGATTGTGCCGGACATTCATGCCTGACATCTCTAGTACTGATGCCAGTATTGCCGTAACTAACTACAAGTGCTACAAAAAGAAACGGCATGAGAATATTGGCGTAActaatgatgatgatcaaagacGAAATGAAGAAGATTACAGGGATAAAAAAGAGGTTGTAGTGTCTCTGTTATTCACCATGAGTAGTACAACTtctgatcatcatcatcattcagGAAACGGTGTCGTTTCGACCAGAACTTGGAGTAATGTCGATGAAGTGAGCAAGGAAACAGAGGAGTTACGATCTGTTACGAGCTATTCACATGGATCTATCTCTTTGATCGGTGGAAGAAGAGAAATGGAGGATGCTCTTTCAGTGAAGCTGGATTTTTTGACGAATTATGATTTTTTCGGTGTTTATGATGGACATGGAGGGTCACGTGTAGCTCATGCCTGCCGTGACTTGTTTCACAATTTCCTGATGGAAGTAATTCTTGAAGAAGATGGGAAATTAGAGGAAGTAAATTGGGGGAAAGTGATGACGACGAGTTTCTGTAAAATGGATGAAGAGGTGAACAAGATTAACGGGGCGGAAGTGGCGACAATCGGATCAACGGCAGTGGTGGCGGTTGTGGGGAAGGAAGAAGTAATCGTTGCAAATTGTGGGGATTCAAGAGCTGTGCTTTCACGAGGTGGAGTTGCATTGGCCTTGTCTAATGATCATAAG CCGGACAGACCTGATGAACTGGAGAGAATTGAGAAGTCCGGCGGGAAGGTCATCAATTGGAATGGGCATAGAGTCTTGGGAGTACTGGCCACTTCAAGATCTATAG GGGATAACTACCTAAAACCATATGTAATACCAGAGCCAGAAGTCACGGTGAGCAAAAGAAGTGATGCAGATGAGTTCTTAATACTTGCCAGTGACGGTCTGTGGGATGTTATTCCTAATGATGTTGCTTGTGATATTACAAGAAGATGCTTGAGTGGTCAGattagaaggtgcaaaaatggaAGTGAGCCTCCTcaaaataaggtcatgaaaGAAAATGTTGCAGCAAAGGCAGTAGCCTTACTTGCTGAACTAGCGATTGCACGGGGCAGTACAGATAACATAAGCATCATtatagttgagttgaagaaatatTTAGGCACCagagatgaaaataatattcataCTTCACTAGTTTGGCTgttcatttttcttttcctttttagtttctTGCTTTGTGTCCATTATGGATTGCTTGTATAA
- the LOC129901597 gene encoding protein BOBBER 1-like, with protein MAIISDYNEQDNKPLSSSPVSAKPFNETKVEEVRNASEAMEEDKKGPLAPNIGNGLDLDNYSWGQSMQEVNVNISVPLGTKSRFIVCDIKKSHLTVGLKGQPPIIDGELYRPVKVEDCFWSLEDQKSISVLLTKKDQIDWWKCVVKGEPELDTEKVEPETSRLSELDPETRSNVEKIMFDQRQKAMGRPTIDDMQKEEMLKTFMAQYPGMDFSRAKTS; from the exons ATGGCGATCATTTCCGACTACAATGAGCAAGATAACAAACCACTCTCATCGTCACCTGTATCAGCAAAGCCTTTTAACGAGACGAAGGTAGAGGAGGTCAGGAACGCTAGTGAGGCCATGGAAGAGGACAAGAAGGGGCCTCTAG CTCCCAACATAGGCAATGGCCTTGATCTGGACAACTACTCTTGGGGTCAATCCATGCAGGAGGTTAATGTTAACATTTCTGTACCACTGGGAACAAAATCACGGTTTATTGTTTGCGATATAAAAAAGAGCCATCTTACAGTCGGACTAAAGGGTCAGCCTCCGATAATTGAT GGAGAACTCTATCGACCTGTCAAAGTTGAGGATTGTTTCTGGAGCTTAG AGGATCAGAAATCCATCTCTGTACTCCTTACCAAGAAAGACCAGATCGACTGGTGGAAATGTGTGGTGAAAGGTGAACCTGAACTTGATACCGAGAAAGTTGAACCTGAAACTAGCAGGCTATCAGAATTGGACCCAGAGACTCGATCTAATGTGGAAAAGATTATG TTTGATCAGCGACAGAAAGCAATGGGTCGTCCAACAATTGATGATATGCAAAAGGAGGAGATGCTAAAGACATTTATGGCTCAG TATCCAGGGATGGACTTCTCTAGGGCGAAGACATCCTGA